The following are encoded in a window of Arthrobacter sp. NicSoilB4 genomic DNA:
- a CDS encoding DUF4304 domain-containing protein translates to MTVQEALKVALKEMLGTCARSHGFKGTAPTWRKSTPSGDWAVMNVQSLSFSSAEHLKCVINLAVAPEPWLRWSRVKLGAGMPKSVTESLGLYRERLHPEGAAPGRDVWWEMRDAVSVTSAVAGMAIQLDVAGWPVLDRLLRPESMLEQVRTGNLGIWKRSSSGVLFARAEALLLMDGGPSPELNERLQFALENCMPQQRENALEFDAWVREQANHAD, encoded by the coding sequence ATGACAGTTCAGGAAGCGCTAAAGGTTGCGCTGAAAGAGATGCTCGGTACCTGCGCCCGGAGCCACGGCTTTAAGGGCACAGCTCCGACCTGGCGGAAGTCGACGCCTTCAGGCGATTGGGCCGTCATGAACGTGCAATCCTTATCTTTTAGTTCGGCGGAACATCTGAAGTGCGTAATCAACCTGGCAGTCGCCCCCGAGCCTTGGCTGCGCTGGAGTCGGGTGAAGTTGGGCGCCGGAATGCCGAAGTCGGTCACCGAATCCCTTGGCCTCTATCGCGAGCGGCTTCATCCGGAGGGGGCGGCACCGGGCCGGGATGTCTGGTGGGAGATGAGGGATGCTGTTTCCGTTACGTCCGCAGTCGCGGGCATGGCCATCCAGTTGGACGTCGCGGGCTGGCCAGTTCTCGACCGGTTGCTGAGACCGGAGAGCATGCTCGAACAGGTTCGAACCGGGAACCTAGGAATTTGGAAGCGGTCGAGTTCCGGCGTTCTCTTCGCCCGAGCTGAGGCCCTACTGCTGATGGATGGCGGCCCGAGCCCCGAGTTAAACGAGCGCTTGCAGTTTGCGCTCGAAAACTGCATGCCACAGCAGCGGGAGAACGCCCTCGAATTTGATGCCTGGGTGCGGGAACAGGCGAATCACGCCGACTGA
- a CDS encoding aminopeptidase P family protein: MSDHRSLSEPAPFTAQDFAERLRRAAHAAQDAGLDGILVTPGPDLLYLTGYAPVAITERITMLVIPVDAEPAMIVPRLERPDAEAAAGASILRITDWTDGSDPYTASATLMAGTGRYAVSDSAWAMHLLGLQDRLPKSSYVSMTTALPMLRAIKDDDEIARLAAAGAAADQAYEEIVTVRFAGRSETDVGSDLADLLRQFGHSQVDFTVVGSGPNGANPHHEIGPRIIEDGDMVVLDFGGLKHGYGSDTTRTVHVGEPNAEEREVHDVVRHAQQAGFEAVQPGVECQEIDRVSRAVINEAGYGDYFIHRVGHGIGLTTHEPPYMVEGETQLLHPGMCFSIEPGIYLPGRFGVRIEDIVTVVPDGGRRLNQTSHEMRIVH; the protein is encoded by the coding sequence ATGAGTGATCACCGCAGCCTTTCCGAGCCGGCTCCGTTCACCGCCCAAGACTTCGCCGAGAGGTTGCGGCGAGCAGCCCACGCCGCCCAGGATGCCGGGCTCGACGGCATCCTGGTAACTCCCGGACCGGACCTGCTGTACCTCACGGGGTACGCACCCGTGGCGATCACTGAGCGCATCACAATGCTTGTGATCCCCGTCGACGCGGAGCCCGCCATGATCGTTCCAAGGCTCGAGAGGCCCGACGCGGAAGCGGCCGCCGGCGCCTCGATTCTTAGGATCACCGACTGGACCGACGGGAGCGACCCCTACACGGCGTCGGCGACGCTGATGGCCGGCACCGGACGTTATGCCGTCTCTGACTCGGCCTGGGCCATGCACCTCCTGGGCCTGCAGGATCGACTGCCCAAGTCGTCCTACGTCTCGATGACGACCGCCCTGCCGATGCTTCGGGCGATCAAGGACGACGACGAGATCGCGCGGTTGGCGGCGGCCGGCGCGGCCGCGGACCAGGCGTACGAGGAGATCGTCACCGTGCGGTTCGCTGGGCGCAGCGAGACCGACGTCGGCTCTGATCTCGCCGACCTACTTCGCCAATTCGGGCATTCGCAGGTGGACTTCACTGTCGTCGGTTCGGGTCCGAACGGAGCCAACCCTCACCACGAGATCGGTCCGCGGATCATCGAGGACGGCGACATGGTGGTGCTCGACTTCGGCGGCCTCAAACACGGCTACGGATCAGACACGACGCGGACCGTGCACGTCGGCGAACCCAACGCCGAGGAGCGCGAGGTTCACGACGTCGTCAGACACGCACAGCAGGCCGGATTCGAGGCCGTGCAGCCAGGCGTCGAGTGCCAGGAGATCGATCGCGTGTCCCGTGCGGTGATCAATGAAGCCGGATACGGCGACTACTTCATTCACCGCGTCGGGCACGGAATCGGACTGACGACTCATGAGCCGCCGTACATGGTCGAGGGCGAAACCCAGCTCCTCCACCCAGGCATGTGCTTCTCGATCGAACCCGGAATCTACCTGCCGGGTAGGTTCGGCGTAAGGATCGAGGACATTGTGACGGTCGTTCCCGACGGCGGACGGCGACTCAATCAGACCTCGCACGAGATGAGAATCGTCCACTAG
- a CDS encoding SCO1664 family protein, translated as MPAPDLVTAELTLTGRITTASNATFLGSIGDVVVVYKPIAGESPLWDFPHGTLAHREVAAYLVSQALGWNVVPHTWLRDGPLGEGMVQLWQEQDPAQSAVSLVATDLVPETGWKQILEGRDETGQMVALVHEDSPALRRMAVFDMVVNNADRKGDHILAMTDGHRHGVDHGLTFHRDNKLRTVLWGWLGDALTAEERDGIDRVREGLQGGLGRNLADLLSAEEIASLAARCARLRLAGRFPAPSGEMPALPWPLF; from the coding sequence ATGCCAGCGCCGGACCTCGTGACCGCCGAGCTGACGCTCACCGGCCGCATCACGACGGCGTCAAACGCCACATTTTTGGGGAGCATCGGCGACGTCGTGGTCGTCTACAAACCGATAGCAGGCGAAAGTCCGCTGTGGGATTTTCCCCACGGCACCCTGGCTCACCGGGAGGTGGCAGCCTACCTGGTCTCGCAGGCCCTCGGCTGGAACGTGGTGCCGCACACCTGGCTGCGCGATGGTCCCCTGGGCGAAGGAATGGTGCAGCTCTGGCAGGAGCAGGACCCCGCCCAAAGCGCTGTGAGCCTGGTCGCGACGGACCTGGTGCCGGAGACGGGCTGGAAACAAATTCTCGAGGGACGAGATGAGACCGGACAGATGGTCGCCCTCGTCCACGAAGACTCGCCAGCGCTCAGACGCATGGCGGTGTTCGACATGGTCGTCAACAACGCCGACCGCAAAGGCGACCACATTCTTGCCATGACGGACGGACACCGGCACGGCGTGGACCATGGGCTCACCTTTCACCGTGACAACAAGCTGCGCACGGTGCTGTGGGGATGGCTGGGCGACGCTCTGACCGCCGAGGAACGCGACGGCATAGATCGCGTCCGTGAAGGACTCCAAGGTGGGCTGGGACGAAATCTGGCGGATTTGCTCAGCGCCGAAGAAATCGCATCGCTCGCCGCGCGCTGCGCCCGGTTGCGCCTGGCAGGGCGGTTTCCGGCTCCGAGCGGTGAGATGCCGGCCTTACCCTGGCCGCTGTTCTAA
- a CDS encoding NAD(P)H-dependent oxidoreductase yields the protein MTPHRTLVIVAHPDLEKSRITARLTAAIRDVEHVTVHDLSAVYPDRRVDAIREQELLSGHDAIVWQFPWHWYSVPGVLKEWMDQVLTYGFAYGSGGDALRGKRLRLVISTGGPESSYTPSGHNRFTMAELLRPLEATAHLCGLQMEEPLVLHSAPGVTAAELAQHAARYQELLSAVPAAAR from the coding sequence ATGACCCCGCACCGCACACTCGTCATTGTCGCCCACCCAGACCTGGAGAAATCGCGGATCACGGCCCGGCTCACCGCAGCGATCAGGGACGTGGAACACGTCACCGTTCATGATCTCTCCGCCGTCTACCCGGACCGGCGCGTGGACGCCATCAGGGAGCAAGAACTCCTGAGCGGGCATGACGCCATCGTGTGGCAGTTCCCTTGGCACTGGTACTCCGTGCCCGGCGTGCTGAAGGAGTGGATGGACCAGGTCCTCACCTACGGTTTTGCCTACGGTTCCGGCGGGGACGCTTTGCGCGGCAAACGGCTGAGGCTGGTCATTTCAACCGGCGGTCCCGAATCCTCCTACACACCCAGCGGGCATAACCGCTTCACCATGGCTGAACTCCTGCGCCCACTTGAAGCCACCGCGCACCTTTGCGGGCTGCAAATGGAAGAACCCTTGGTCCTGCACTCTGCGCCCGGCGTCACGGCCGCGGAACTGGCGCAACACGCAGCGCGCTACCAGGAACTGCTTTCTGCCGTCCCCGCCGCCGCACGCTGA
- a CDS encoding cupin domain-containing protein, with protein MDRIEDTTAPATGLQGRAYKLAADEGTALWFTNALVMVKAGGPETKQRLTIVEILHPAGYAPPMHRHLVEDESFYIISGTALFESDGHRFTVQKGDFVFLPQGSTHTFLAGPEESFRSLVITVPAGFESFAAEAGAPAARRELPEPEPIDGPSLTAIAARHNIEIIGPPLTS; from the coding sequence ATGGACAGGATAGAGGATACGACCGCGCCGGCCACCGGCCTGCAGGGCCGGGCGTACAAACTTGCAGCCGACGAGGGGACCGCCCTGTGGTTCACGAATGCATTGGTCATGGTCAAGGCAGGTGGCCCGGAGACGAAGCAGCGGCTGACCATTGTGGAGATACTCCATCCGGCCGGCTACGCGCCACCGATGCACCGGCATCTGGTTGAGGACGAATCCTTCTACATTATTTCGGGCACGGCCCTGTTCGAGAGCGACGGGCATCGCTTCACCGTGCAAAAGGGCGATTTCGTCTTTCTTCCCCAAGGTTCCACCCACACATTTCTCGCCGGGCCGGAAGAGTCCTTCCGCTCCCTCGTGATCACTGTCCCGGCCGGCTTCGAAAGCTTCGCCGCCGAGGCAGGAGCGCCGGCAGCGCGCAGGGAACTGCCGGAACCTGAACCCATCGACGGCCCTTCACTAACCGCGATCGCTGCACGCCACAACATCGAGATCATCGGGCCGCCGCTCACTAGCTGA
- a CDS encoding alpha/beta hydrolase, whose translation MYVNVDEGSDPVLMIHAAGVSGWMWRPLRELLGPTIKAIVPDLPGFGRSAAQPYLSHEDTVRGLTDVIERHAPQGAHVVGFSMGAQLAILLASELPRLVRGVVVVSAETKPAPFPGPTLALLSLAAPLARHRRFAAAQAHQLGIPNRLVDDYFHDSAATTRETLLSSVSENIRFTLPATWSDYQGAVDVLVGANERKLMHESAELTASALPGSTLRTVQGAAHDIPFSQPGVIASTLHGQIIGFTP comes from the coding sequence ATGTACGTCAACGTGGACGAGGGCAGCGATCCGGTTCTAATGATTCACGCGGCGGGCGTGAGCGGATGGATGTGGAGACCCCTGCGCGAACTGCTGGGGCCGACCATAAAAGCCATCGTCCCAGACCTCCCAGGATTCGGCCGTAGCGCAGCACAGCCGTACCTCTCGCATGAAGACACCGTGCGAGGACTCACCGACGTCATCGAACGCCATGCCCCGCAGGGAGCCCACGTCGTCGGCTTCTCCATGGGAGCCCAGCTCGCGATCCTGCTCGCTTCCGAGCTACCCCGCCTTGTGCGGGGCGTCGTCGTCGTCAGCGCTGAAACAAAACCCGCTCCCTTTCCCGGACCTACGCTGGCACTGCTCAGCCTGGCTGCCCCGCTCGCTCGGCACAGGCGGTTTGCGGCGGCCCAAGCACACCAGCTCGGTATCCCCAATCGCCTTGTGGACGACTACTTTCATGACAGCGCCGCAACGACTCGCGAAACCCTCCTGTCTAGCGTGAGCGAGAACATCCGATTCACGCTGCCCGCGACATGGAGCGACTATCAGGGAGCCGTCGACGTACTGGTTGGAGCGAACGAACGAAAACTCATGCACGAATCCGCCGAGCTGACCGCTTCGGCGCTTCCTGGCAGCACTCTTCGCACGGTGCAGGGCGCTGCACATGACATCCCGTTCAGCCAACCCGGCGTTATCGCATCCACGCTTCACGGCCAGATCATCGGATTCACCCCCTGA
- a CDS encoding DinB family protein gives MMTNQRLKPLLEQYDWATGRLLTRLAGPTSNSGDDSDVEVPVLTDAEYLWEPVAACWSVRRRADGPGPGAVKLIGSGEWGRDGAPESPWPTPLTTIAWRLDHISETLLGRSNHLGGDRTFDRATYESRPDAAGAIERFRQAAADWRRVLLSVDESDYDRTGLSSYPYGSDAEETFPSIVWWENQEILHHGAEIALLRDLYVHHAQ, from the coding sequence ATGATGACCAACCAGCGCCTCAAGCCACTGCTCGAGCAGTACGACTGGGCGACGGGACGACTTCTCACTCGCCTCGCCGGGCCCACCAGCAACTCGGGTGATGACAGCGACGTCGAAGTACCGGTACTGACGGACGCCGAGTACCTCTGGGAACCGGTCGCCGCGTGCTGGTCGGTACGGAGGCGCGCCGATGGGCCCGGACCGGGCGCCGTCAAGCTCATTGGCTCGGGTGAGTGGGGGCGAGACGGCGCCCCCGAAAGTCCGTGGCCTACGCCCCTCACGACGATCGCCTGGCGGCTTGACCACATCTCCGAGACGCTGTTGGGCCGATCCAACCACCTCGGGGGCGACCGAACGTTCGATCGAGCGACGTACGAATCACGACCAGATGCAGCGGGCGCTATCGAGAGGTTCCGACAGGCCGCAGCCGACTGGCGCCGGGTACTACTCAGCGTCGATGAGTCCGACTATGACCGGACCGGGCTAAGCAGCTACCCGTACGGCAGCGACGCCGAGGAGACGTTTCCGTCGATCGTGTGGTGGGAGAACCAGGAGATCCTGCACCACGGAGCCGAGATCGCGCTGCTCCGCGATCTCTACGTTCACCACGCTCAGTAG
- a CDS encoding TetR family transcriptional regulator, which produces MARKTGEENRRNVLEVATRLFYQRGIRAVGMDTVVKESGVGNATVYRQFPTKDALATAYVQGRADAWFERMRQAAEEYPAPRDKLIAVFEVLAGDTAGASYRGCPMLNTNTEFPDGQHPAHLAAIGHKRQVREWFRTIAVDADVQDPDQLADELLIVLNGAYATGAVLDGATYGQRALAMARRIVDDACPRL; this is translated from the coding sequence GTGGCACGCAAGACTGGCGAAGAGAACCGGCGCAACGTTCTCGAGGTAGCGACGCGTTTGTTCTACCAGCGCGGCATCCGGGCGGTCGGGATGGACACCGTGGTCAAGGAAAGCGGCGTCGGTAACGCCACTGTTTACCGCCAGTTCCCCACCAAGGATGCCCTCGCCACCGCCTACGTGCAGGGCCGCGCGGACGCCTGGTTCGAGCGTATGCGGCAGGCAGCCGAAGAATACCCGGCCCCACGGGACAAGCTCATCGCCGTCTTTGAGGTACTCGCGGGGGACACCGCCGGCGCCTCCTACCGCGGATGCCCGATGCTGAACACCAACACCGAGTTCCCCGATGGGCAGCATCCGGCACACCTCGCGGCCATCGGGCACAAGCGGCAGGTACGGGAGTGGTTCCGTACCATCGCCGTCGACGCCGACGTGCAGGACCCGGATCAGCTCGCGGACGAATTGCTTATCGTCCTCAATGGCGCCTACGCCACAGGCGCTGTGCTCGACGGGGCAACCTACGGCCAGCGCGCCCTGGCCATGGCCCGGCGAATCGTCGACGACGCCTGCCCCCGTCTTTAG
- a CDS encoding Type 1 glutamine amidotransferase-like domain-containing protein: MKLLLTSGGVTNPSIHSALVQLLNKPVAHCHALVVPTAQWGHPMCGPASVRGLLATEPDSRHLSGLGWASLGVLELTALPTIGAERWVPWLREADVLLVDGGDATYLSHWMRESGLADLLPSLPDTVWVGVSAGSMVVTPRIGKYFVEWPSAPDDRTLGVVEFSIFPHLDAFPGNTLAHAERWADDLGGPAYAIDEQTAIKVVDGAVEVVSEGQWKKFG; this comes from the coding sequence TTGAAGCTCTTGCTTACCTCAGGCGGCGTGACGAACCCGAGCATCCACTCGGCGCTCGTGCAGCTTCTCAACAAGCCGGTCGCACACTGCCACGCCCTGGTCGTCCCGACAGCGCAGTGGGGTCACCCGATGTGCGGACCTGCATCGGTGCGGGGCCTCCTGGCTACCGAGCCCGACTCCCGTCACTTGTCCGGCCTGGGCTGGGCGTCGCTCGGCGTTCTCGAACTCACCGCGCTGCCCACCATCGGCGCGGAGCGGTGGGTCCCCTGGCTTCGGGAGGCCGACGTGCTCTTGGTCGACGGCGGCGATGCGACGTACCTCTCCCACTGGATGCGGGAGTCAGGGCTGGCCGACCTGCTGCCGTCACTTCCCGACACGGTGTGGGTGGGAGTGAGTGCCGGAAGCATGGTGGTGACGCCCCGGATCGGGAAATACTTCGTCGAGTGGCCATCCGCTCCGGATGATCGGACGCTGGGGGTGGTGGAATTTTCGATCTTTCCGCACCTGGACGCTTTCCCGGGCAACACCCTGGCCCACGCAGAGCGGTGGGCCGACGACCTCGGCGGCCCGGCCTACGCCATCGACGAACAGACAGCTATCAAGGTGGTCGACGGCGCCGTCGAGGTGGTTTCCGAAGGACAATGGAAGAAGTTCGGGTGA
- a CDS encoding ASCH domain-containing protein, with protein MLSPNEIAGLPVEEYGFPGPLRDALVGAILDGRKTSTTSLAVQYELDDQPLPVVGERGVVVDSTGRPVCITEVTQVRVVPLDAVDAAHAVDEGEGYQTVSGWRAGHEEFWHSPAFRAVMRDPTFTVSESTEVVLVRFCVPSSTRLPAKSGLLSAR; from the coding sequence ATGCTGTCTCCAAACGAAATTGCTGGTCTACCGGTCGAGGAGTACGGGTTTCCGGGCCCCCTGCGAGATGCACTCGTTGGCGCAATCCTTGACGGACGGAAGACGAGCACGACCTCTTTGGCCGTCCAATACGAGCTAGACGACCAGCCGTTGCCCGTCGTTGGCGAACGCGGCGTGGTCGTTGATTCGACAGGGCGGCCCGTCTGCATCACGGAAGTTACCCAGGTTCGCGTAGTGCCCCTTGACGCCGTTGATGCAGCTCACGCGGTCGACGAAGGCGAGGGTTACCAGACAGTCTCCGGCTGGCGTGCAGGCCACGAGGAATTCTGGCATAGCCCCGCCTTTCGTGCCGTCATGCGTGATCCCACCTTTACGGTCTCGGAGTCGACGGAAGTTGTTTTAGTGCGCTTCTGTGTCCCGTCCAGCACTAGACTCCCAGCAAAGTCCGGCCTATTGAGTGCACGGTAA
- a CDS encoding SDR family NAD(P)-dependent oxidoreductase, with the protein MGSMDGTVALVTGAASGLGQAVAAGLARDGALVVVVGRSPARAEEAVMSIRTLVPGALLEPLACDLSVQSSIRTAAAEFLSRHGRLDVLVNSAGVFRKDRHVTPDGLELTFATNVMAYFVLTNLLLDALKSAGATEAIPETANQHAEGARVGRIVNIASKYGNTKLNFDDLQTATGRYSYLRSTPPTMLARVLLTQEFAERLQGAGVVANAVHPGLVKNTSLLHDVGGPFRLLANTFGATAEEAADTALWLATSQETAGVSGKLWSKRKELPTPGMGSNPEARKRLWDACSQLAGLQ; encoded by the coding sequence ATGGGTTCCATGGATGGGACAGTGGCGCTGGTAACGGGTGCGGCGAGCGGACTGGGACAAGCAGTGGCAGCGGGCCTTGCGCGCGACGGTGCCTTGGTCGTAGTGGTGGGCCGGTCCCCGGCTCGGGCGGAAGAGGCGGTAATGTCCATCCGGACGCTCGTTCCGGGCGCCCTGCTGGAGCCATTGGCCTGCGATCTCTCGGTGCAGTCCTCGATCCGCACGGCGGCGGCCGAGTTCCTGTCCCGCCATGGCAGGCTGGACGTGCTGGTCAACTCAGCGGGCGTCTTTCGCAAGGACCGCCATGTGACTCCTGACGGGCTGGAACTCACATTCGCCACCAATGTGATGGCGTACTTCGTGCTGACCAACCTGCTGCTGGACGCTCTCAAAAGTGCCGGCGCAACGGAGGCAATCCCGGAGACTGCCAACCAGCACGCCGAGGGGGCTCGCGTGGGCCGCATTGTGAATATCGCGTCCAAGTACGGCAACACCAAACTCAATTTCGATGACTTGCAGACCGCCACGGGCAGGTACAGCTACCTCCGATCGACACCGCCGACTATGCTCGCCCGGGTTCTGCTCACCCAGGAGTTCGCTGAACGCCTCCAAGGCGCGGGCGTCGTGGCCAATGCCGTCCACCCGGGACTCGTCAAGAACACGTCATTGCTGCACGACGTCGGCGGCCCCTTCCGCCTGCTCGCCAACACGTTTGGCGCGACCGCGGAAGAAGCGGCGGACACGGCCCTCTGGCTGGCCACGTCACAGGAAACAGCCGGTGTATCCGGCAAGCTCTGGTCAAAGCGCAAGGAACTCCCCACGCCCGGCATGGGCTCGAACCCTGAAGCCCGTAAACGCCTCTGGGACGCATGCTCGCAACTGGCAGGGCTGCAGTGA
- a CDS encoding response regulator transcription factor, with product MMADPEVRPHDSYAGRGVYLVDDHEVIRRGLRQLIESDGLCIAGESGAAREAVRRIPALRPELVILDDDLPDGSGADVCRAIAAADPGIRCVLMTGDSDEAVLIDSILAGAWGCLSKQDDSSEQLRLIRRALAGHTAYSGWFHPVLLAPCPLLGHARADDRLLSLSRQEMTAAIGMGRGLSNRQISQEMFLAEKTVKNMVSSILMKLGMTRRTEVAVLVTTTLNHPEHPDDNGYRSSRFPNLIPEVTAALLNCTSETRTMPTVEEQAGDADRLADALTATRTGLTVTRPH from the coding sequence ATGATGGCTGACCCGGAAGTCCGCCCACACGACAGCTACGCCGGCCGTGGCGTGTATTTGGTGGACGACCACGAGGTCATCAGGCGAGGTCTGCGCCAACTGATCGAGTCCGATGGTCTTTGCATCGCCGGGGAGTCAGGGGCCGCCCGCGAAGCAGTGCGGCGGATCCCTGCCCTTCGCCCGGAGCTGGTGATCCTGGACGATGATCTTCCGGACGGTTCCGGTGCCGACGTCTGCCGGGCCATCGCAGCGGCCGACCCGGGCATCCGGTGCGTGCTGATGACCGGGGACAGCGACGAAGCCGTGCTGATCGACTCCATCCTGGCCGGCGCGTGGGGGTGCCTGTCCAAGCAGGATGACAGCAGCGAACAACTCAGGCTCATCCGACGGGCCCTGGCCGGGCACACCGCGTACAGTGGCTGGTTCCATCCGGTGCTTCTGGCCCCGTGCCCCCTGCTAGGGCACGCACGGGCGGATGACCGTCTCCTGAGCCTCTCAAGGCAGGAAATGACTGCCGCCATTGGCATGGGAAGAGGACTGAGCAACCGCCAGATCAGCCAGGAAATGTTTTTGGCAGAAAAGACCGTGAAAAATATGGTCTCGTCCATCCTGATGAAACTCGGCATGACGCGCAGAACCGAGGTCGCAGTTCTCGTCACCACAACCCTGAATCACCCCGAGCACCCCGACGATAATGGCTACCGGTCCAGCCGGTTCCCGAATCTGATCCCCGAGGTCACGGCCGCGCTGCTGAACTGCACCAGCGAGACTCGCACCATGCCCACTGTCGAAGAACAAGCAGGGGACGCGGACCGGCTTGCCGACGCCCTTACCGCGACCCGGACCGGGCTGACAGTGACCCGGCCCCACTAA
- a CDS encoding LacI family DNA-binding transcriptional regulator produces MHDVAAAAGVSQATVSLVLNSASGSRFSEDTRKRVRDAVDRLGYRTNAHAKVLREGVAGMIGFIGDSVATSPFAGAIIEGAQQRAWEDGLLLLTVNTGGDEELETASLDTMLSYKVAGVVYAAMYHRRLEVPEVLAGVPSVVLNSQDRAGRIPSVAPDEVRGGYVATRRLLEAGHSRVGLINIETLESGLPAAVGRYEGYTRALEEAGLVLDPVVIRFGAGNEEDGYRYAMELMTAAKPPTAIFCANDRTAWGAYQAVSELRLSIPGDVSIVGFDNQSTLAPHLRPGLTTLELPFVAMGRRAVDLILQGAEPDGRVELMECPLIERNSVTHPKEMP; encoded by the coding sequence ATGCATGACGTCGCTGCTGCCGCCGGCGTCTCGCAGGCCACTGTCTCGCTCGTGCTGAATTCCGCCTCCGGATCGCGCTTCTCCGAGGACACTCGCAAGCGGGTACGCGACGCCGTGGACCGGCTCGGCTACCGCACCAACGCCCACGCCAAGGTTCTCCGCGAAGGCGTGGCCGGCATGATCGGATTCATCGGCGATTCCGTGGCCACTTCGCCTTTTGCCGGCGCCATCATTGAAGGCGCGCAGCAGCGGGCCTGGGAGGACGGACTCCTCCTGCTCACGGTGAACACCGGCGGCGACGAGGAACTTGAGACCGCATCGCTGGACACCATGCTCTCCTACAAAGTTGCTGGAGTGGTCTACGCCGCCATGTACCACCGGCGGCTCGAAGTCCCCGAAGTGCTGGCGGGCGTTCCGTCGGTGGTGCTGAATTCCCAGGACCGCGCGGGCCGCATTCCGAGCGTAGCTCCCGATGAGGTGCGGGGTGGCTATGTAGCTACGCGGCGCCTGCTGGAGGCCGGGCATTCCAGGGTTGGACTCATCAACATCGAGACTTTGGAAAGTGGGCTCCCAGCTGCCGTGGGCCGCTACGAGGGCTACACGCGGGCGCTTGAGGAAGCCGGACTGGTGTTGGACCCAGTCGTCATCCGGTTCGGTGCGGGCAATGAGGAAGACGGCTACCGGTACGCGATGGAGCTGATGACTGCGGCGAAGCCGCCGACGGCTATCTTCTGCGCGAACGACCGGACGGCCTGGGGCGCGTATCAAGCCGTCTCAGAGCTGCGCCTTTCGATCCCCGGGGATGTATCCATCGTGGGCTTCGACAACCAGTCGACCCTGGCGCCCCACCTTCGCCCGGGACTTACCACCCTTGAACTGCCGTTCGTCGCCATGGGCCGGCGCGCGGTTGACCTGATCCTCCAGGGCGCGGAACCCGATGGCCGGGTCGAGCTGATGGAGTGCCCTCTTATTGAACGCAACTCAGTGACACATCCAAAGGAGATGCCATGA
- a CDS encoding NAD(P)-binding domain-containing protein has protein sequence MKTAILGTGTVGRTIAARLVELGHGVIIGTRDPEATLARTEADPMGNAPFADWAAENPGVTLAGFSDAAAGAELVVNATNGAASLDVLAQAGVEHLDGKVILDIANPLDFSQGMPPTLFVKDTDSLGEQIQRAFPTARVVKSLNTLNADLMARPGSLPEASTVFVSGNDAAAKETVTELLKEFGHQDVIDLGDITTARGTEMLLPVWLRLWGALGTPAFNFKIVR, from the coding sequence ATGAAGACCGCCATTCTCGGAACCGGCACTGTGGGCCGCACGATCGCCGCGCGGCTGGTTGAACTCGGCCACGGTGTCATCATCGGCACCCGCGATCCTGAGGCCACGCTTGCCCGGACGGAGGCCGACCCCATGGGCAACGCGCCTTTCGCCGACTGGGCTGCAGAGAACCCCGGCGTCACTCTGGCCGGCTTCTCCGACGCCGCGGCCGGAGCCGAACTCGTTGTCAACGCGACCAACGGCGCTGCATCCCTGGACGTCCTGGCCCAGGCAGGGGTTGAACACCTCGACGGCAAGGTCATCCTGGACATCGCCAACCCGCTCGACTTCAGCCAAGGCATGCCGCCGACCCTGTTCGTCAAGGACACCGATTCCCTCGGCGAGCAAATCCAGCGCGCTTTCCCCACCGCCCGCGTGGTCAAGTCCCTCAACACCCTGAACGCCGACCTGATGGCCCGTCCGGGCAGCCTTCCCGAGGCCAGCACTGTCTTCGTCTCCGGGAACGACGCCGCCGCCAAGGAAACCGTCACGGAACTGCTGAAGGAGTTCGGCCACCAGGATGTCATCGACCTCGGCGACATCACCACTGCCCGCGGCACCGAAATGCTTCTCCCCGTCTGGCTTCGCCTCTGGGGTGCACTCGGTACGCCTGCCTTCAACTTCAAGATCGTCCGCTGA